The genomic interval GCGCCAGGCCCGCGCGGCGGCGCGGAGCCGCGGCGAGCGGTACGCCGGGCCGCAGCTCACGCGACGCGACGCCATGGCGATGGTCGCGGCGGGCTGGGTTCTGGGGGCCGGGGTGGCGGCGCTGCCCTTCTTCTCGTGGGCTTGGCTGCACACCGACGAGGTGGTTCCCGCGGTGTCCGCCGGCCCGGACGCACCCGCGCCGGAGGAGGCGGCGGGCACGCCGGTGACGCCGGCCGGCAAGGTCGTGCAGGCCGCGGGCTTCGACCACCCCTTCCGCAGCTTCGCGGCGTGCTACTTCGAGGCGATGTCGGGCATGACCACGACGGGAGCGTCGGTGCTGGGCACCGCCCCGCACGACATCGAGAGCCTGCCCTCGGGCCTGCTCCTCTGGCGGTCGCTCATCCAGTGGCTCGGCGGCCTGGGCATCGTGGTGCTCTTCGTGGCGGTGCTCCCGCTGCTGGGCGTCGGCGGCAAGACGCTGGTGCAGTTCGAGACGACCGGACCGGTGAAGCAGGGCGTCCGACCGAGGATCGCCGACGCTGCCCGCGAGCTCTGGCTGATCTACCTCGGTCTGTCCGCCGCCTGCTGCGGGCTGCTGGTGTGGCCGGGGGGCTTAAGCCTCTTCGACGCGGTGAATCACACCTTCACCGCGCTCGCGACCGGCGGCTTCTCCACCCGCAACGCGAGCGCCGGCGCTTACGACAGCGTCCCGGTCGACCTCGTGCTCGTGCTGTTCATGCTCCTCGCCGGCGTGAACTTCGGGCTCTACCACCAGGCGATCAACGGGCGCTGGCGGGCCGTGCTCCAGGACGCCGAGCTGCGGACGTACCTCTTGATCGTGCTCGCGGCGACGCTGGTGATCGCGGCGATGCTCGTGGGTTCGGAGCTGACGCTGACCACCGGGCAGCCGCGGGAAGCCGGCGTGCTCGAGTCTTTGCGACACAGCCTCTTCCAGGTGGTGTCGGTGATGACGACGACCGGCTACGCCACCGCCGACTTCGACCAATGGGGCTTCGTGCCCAAGGCCATCCTGGTCGGCCTGATGTTCGTGGGCGGGTGCGCCAGCTCCACGGGTGGCGGGATCAAGGTCGTGCGGATCCTCACGGTGTTCAAGGTCTTCGGCGCGACGCTGGAGAAGGTCTACCGGCCGACGGTCGTGCGCACCGTGAAGATCGGCGGGGCGCCCCTCTCGGAGGGGGTGAAGGAGAGCGTGCTGATCTTCGTGCTCACCATGATCGGGCTGTTCGTGGCGGGCGCCCTCGTGCTGCGGTTGCTCGAGCCCGATCAGCTGACGGTCGTCGGCGCGGCGACCGCCTCCGCCGCGACGCTCATGAACATCGGCCCCGGCTTGCAGGCGGTGGGACCGATGAACAACTTCGGGTTCTTCGGCAGCGACTCGCTGATCGTGATGAGCCTCCTCATGGCGCTCGGCCGCCTGGAGGTGTTCGCGCTGCTGGTCGTCCTCACGCCCCGCTTCTGGCGGAACACGACCTGAGGCCCGGGAACCCGCCGGCCGGATCGCTCATTCGTCGTAGAAGCGCAGCGCCGCCTCCAGCGAGGCGGTGACGGACGGCTCCGCCCGCGGATCGCCCTCGAAGCCGTCGGCGACGACGCACCGGAACCGATCGGCGTCCCAGAGCGCGAGGTCGTCCGTCGGCGCGGGAGACCCCGGCGGCAGCGACCAGGAGGAGCGATCCAGGCCTTCCGGCAGCAGGGCGAAGCTCCCGGCGGGGATCACCTCTCCGCTTGGGCGCTCTTTGGAGCCGTCCAGGTCGATCACCGCGTCGGGCTCCGCCGGCGTGGCGGGCGTCGGCGTCTGGGCGGAGCCCGGCGCGGAGGCGAGCAGCAGGGCGGGCAGGGCAAGGGCGGGGAGGAAGCGGTGCATGGCGGGTTCCGGGAGCGCGACGCCGGAGCCTACGGTGCGGCTGTGCGGTGCCTCACCCTCGCAGCTTCGTTGAGCCCCGCCAGCCGCAGCGCCGGCCTCGCCGCGGCGGCGAGGAACGCGGTCGCGGCGCACGGCGTGGAGTCGAACCTGCTCGACCTCCGCGACCACGATCTGCCGCTGTGCGACGGCGGGAGCTGCTACGCCCACCCGTCGGTCCGCGAGCTCTCCGACGCGATCGGCGCGGCCGACCTGCTGCTGGTCGCGCTGCCGATCTACAACTATGGCGTCAACGCCGCGGCGAAGAACCTCGTGGAGCTCACCGGCCCGGCCTGGACCGGCAAGACCGTCGGCTTCCTCTGCTCCGCCGGCGGGACCAGCAGCCACATGGCGGTGATGGGCTTCGCCAACACGCTGATGCTCGACTGCCGCTGCCTCGTCCTGCCACGCTTCGTGTACGCCGCGCCGGACGCGGCCGACGCCGGAGGCACCCCGACGGCGGCGCTCGCCGAGCGGATCGAGGCCCTCGCGGCCGAGGGCGTGCGGGTCGCTTCCGCCCTGGCAGAGGCCCCCGCCGCGGCCGTGCCCGCCTGAGCTCTTCTCCCCGCCTCAGCCGGCGAGGATGGCGGTCCGGAAGCGGCGGCGGTGCCGCAGGTACCGCAGGAGCGGGCTGGCGGCCACGGCCGCGACGGCGAGCCAGCAGACGCCGGCGGCCGCGGCCACGGCATCGCTCGGCGACGCGATCCCGCCGCCGTCGACCGAGAGAAAACCGAACCAGGCCGCGAGCACCAACGCGGCCGCGGGCACGCACCAGCGCCTCCTGGATCTCCTCGGGTGGTGTCTTCTTCGCATGCTTCCTCCGCCGGCAGTGTTCCACGCGGAGCATGCGGGGGCAAGCGTCCGTCGGGCTCTGGTCGGTTCTTTATCGTCCGGGCGCGCCACCGGCCCGCACCGGCGCCCGCCGAGGCCGCCGCGGTCGCCGAGCCGCCCCGAACCCCGGAAGAAGCATGCAGGAAGCCATCAGCAAGGCGGCAACGCTCGTCGAGGCCCACGCCTACATCCGCGAGTTCCGCGGCAAGGTCGTCGTGGTGAAGGTTGGCGGGTCCATCATGGACCAGCCCGAGGCGCTGGGGAACCTGCTCGGCGACGTGAGCTTCATGCACGCCGTGGGCATGCGGCCGGTGGTGGTGCACGGCGGCGGCAAAGCCATCAACGCGGCGATGTCCGACGCGGGGCTCGATGCGCAGTTCGTGCAGGGCCGCCGCTACACCGACGAGCGGACGCTGGCGATCGCCGAGCACGTGCTCATCAACGACATCAACGCCGCCGCGGTCGGCCACTTGAAGGAGGCGGGCACGCCCGCGATGGGCCTGCACTCCCTGGGCTCGTGCGTCGTCTTCGCGAAGCGGCTCACGCTCCGCGGCGAGCAGAACCGGCGCATCGACATCGGCATGGTCGGCGAGGTCGAGTGGGTCAACACCGAGCTGCTGCGGGCCGTGCTCGACGCCGGCAGCATCCCGGTCATCGCGCCCATCGCCCGGGATCCCGCCGGCGGCAAGCTCAACATCAACGCCGACTCGGTCGCCGGCCACGTCGCCGGGGCGCTGCGGGCCGAGAAGTTCGTGCTCGTGTCCGACACCCACGGCATCCGCACCGACCCCGACTCCGAAGAGACCGCCTCGACGCTGACGCGCGACGCGACGGACGGGCTGATCCGGGACGGCGTGATCGACGGCGGCATGCTGCCGAAGGTGGAGGCGGCGCTCACCGCGCTCGGCGGCGGGTGCCGGAAGGCGCACATCGTGGACGGGCGGATCCCGCACGCGCTGCTGCTGGAGGTGTACACCGAGGCGGGGATCGGGACCGAGATCGTGCTCTGATCCGCGTGGGGAACCGCACGCTGCTCCGCTCTGCCCGCCACCCTGGCCGCGGTCGCTGCGTGGCGACGCCACGCTGTCCGACTCCCCATCCAGCTCCTTCGCGCTCAAGGCAGACGGAGCGGCGTCGCCGCTCCGCTCTCGGAGCCAACGGCGCCACGCTGTCCGCGTCGCGATCCAGCTCCTTCGCGCACAAGCAGACAGAGCGGCGTCGCCGCTCAGCTCTCGGAGCCACCCTGGCCGCGCTAGCTGCGTGGCGACGCCACGCTGTCCGACTCCCAGTTCCAGCTCCTTCGCGCACAAGGCAGACAGAGCGGCGTCGCCGCTCAGCTCTCGCAGCCAACCTGGCCGCGTTAGCTGCGTGGCGACGCCACGCTGTCCGGGTCCCCATCCAGCTTCCTCGCGCACAAGCCCGACAGAGCGGCGTCGCCGCTCAGCTCTCGCAGCCGGCCTGGCCGCGTTAGCTGCGTGGCGACGCCACGCTGTCCGGGTCCCCATCCAGCTTCCTCGCGCACAAGCCAGACAGAGCGGCGTCGCCGCTCAGCTCTCGCAGCCAGTTTGGCCGCGATGGCTGCGTGGCGACGCCACGCTTTCCGGGTCGCGATCCGGCCCCGACGGGACGCGGTGTCTGCCGAAGCGCCGGCGGCTCGGCCGCGGCGGCCGGCTACTTGAGGTCCCGCTGCTGGAAGCCGACGATCCCGACGGAGACGAAGGTCGCGGACAGGGCGAAGAGAATCAGCGCACTGCGGGCGATCATCGGCCAGGGCGGGTACGCGAGGAAGGTGCGGACCCAGAAGCCGGCGTGGTACGAGATGAACCAGTGGCGGAGGCTCTTGAAGTAGGGCAGCTGCCCGAGCACGAGGTCGACGAAGAGCACCGAGAGCGTGAGGATCGTCGCGGCGGCGGGCTTCATCCGGAAGCACGAGAACATGAAACCCAGCGAGGCGATCACGCAGGTGGCGTAGGCGAGGCAGAGCACGCCGCGGGCGTAGCGGTAGAGCCCCTCGCCGGTCCCGTAGAAGGCGAAGAGCTGCTCGTCGGGGATGACGATGAAGAGCCTGCCGAGGCCGCCGCGGTAGAGCGACGCCAGCGTGAGGGCGGTGACGCCCAGGAACGCGACGAGGCTGAGGGTGTAGACGAGGCAGGCGGCGTACTTCACGCCGAGCAGGCGGACCCGCGAGACCGGGCGGGCGAGGACCAGCCGCATCGTGCCCTCCTCGACCTCCTTGGCGACGATGTCGCCGGAGACGAGCGCGACGTACAGGCCGCCCAGGAAAGTGAAGCTGAAGGCGATGATGACCACCGCCAGCGTGAGGCCCTGGTAGTGCGAAGCGAACTCCAGGCCGTTCTCGCCGAGCAGCTTCGCGATCTCCTCCTTCGGCCGCGGGTGCTGCAGCATCGCGAGGATCGCGCCCTGCAGCGCGAGGAAGGCGCCGAAGCCGATGTACGTCCGCTTGCGGGCGTAAAGCTTGAAGAGCTCGGAGGCGAGTTGGTGGAGGAGGAGGGGGATGGTTCGGGGTGGGTGGGGGGGGGGAAGAGGCGAAGAAGCGGAGAAGCGAAGAAGCGGAGAAGCGAAGAAGCGAAGAAGCGGAGAAGCGAAGAAGTGAAGAAGCGGAGAAGCGAAGAAGTGGGGAAGCGAAGAAGCGGAGAAGCGAAGAAGTGGGGAAGCGGAGAAGCGAAGAAGTGGGGAAGTGGGGAATTGGAAGGGAGTTGGCGCAGCCCGATAGCTTGGCCGGCGCGTTTGGCTCTTTTTAGTTTCGCTCCTCTTTGCTTGCTCCGTGCCTGGTTGCAGCCGTCGCTCGCGCGGCCTCGGTTTTGGTTGCACGCTCGAGATAGAAGGCTTCGAGCGTCGGTGCGATGGGGGCGAAGGCGGAGACGTCGAAGCCCGCGTTCACGAGGTGGGCGTTCGCCCGGGCGAGCGGGACGTCGCCGCGGACCGTGACGGTTTCGGGCTCCTGGCCGTCGCGGTCCGCGGATTCGACGAGGCCCGCTGCGGCGAGGGAGGCGAGGGCTTCCGCGGGGCGGTCGGTCCGGATGCGGACGCGGCGGCGGGCGGCGGCGGTGGCGGCACGCCAGTCGCCCTCGAAGACGTGCCGGCCGCGGTGCAGCACGGTGACGGTCCCGCAGAGCTTCTCCACCTCGGCGAGCAGGTGGCTGCTGAAGAGGATCGTGAGATCCAGCTCGGCGTGCAGCTCCAGCAGCAGCTCGCGGAAGGCGGCGATGCCCTGCGGGTCGAGGCCGTCGGTGGGCTCGTCGAGGATGAGCACCTCGGGCGTGGGCAGCAGCGCCTGCGCCAGCGCGAGCCGCTGGCGCATGCCGTGCGAGTAGGTGGAGACCTTGGCGTGGATCCGCTCCGCGAGGCCGACCCGCTCCACGACGGCGTCGATCTCCGCCTCGCTCACCCGGCGCGTGAGGTTGGAGAAGGCCCGCAGGTTCCGCCGGGCCGAGAGGTAGTCGTAGAAGCACGGCGCCTCGAAGATGGCGCCCACCCTCCCCAGCGCCGCGCCGCGTTCCGCCGCGACGTCGTGGCCGTTCACCAGCGTCCGGCCCGCGTCGGGGTGCACCTGGCCGAGCAGCATGCCCAGCGTGGTGGACTTGCCGGCGCCGTTGTGGCCGAGCAGGCCGTGGATCGCGCCCCGCGGCACCTCCAGCGACAGCCCCTCGACGGCCGGCCGGCCCGCGAAGGCCTTCGACAGGTTCTCGAGGCGGATCACGCCGGACCGTAGGGGGCGGGAGCCCGCTCCGGAGGCCGCCGGCGGCTCGCGTCGACGGCTCCGCCAGCGCGTACGCTCGCCCGATGACGGACGCCGCGAAGGAGCCGGAGCAGCGGAAGAAGAAGCGGGGCTTCGTGCGTCGCTGGGGCAAGCGGCTGGCGATCCTGGCGGTCCTCGCGGTGCCGCTGTACCTGGTGGTCGGCTTCTACGTGCTCCCCTGGGCGGTCGTCTCCTTCGGCCTCCCGGCGGCGTCGGAGTTCGTCGACGGCCGCGTCGAGCTCGACGACCTCGACCTGGACCCGATCGCCTTCACGGCGACGCTGCGCGGCCTCCGGGTGTACGACCGCGACGACGCGAAGGTGCTGGAGGTGAAACGCTTCCGCGGGGGTGTCTCGCGTCGCAGCCTGTGGCTCGACGAGGCGCTGGTCCTGGACGCCGTGGAGGTCGACGGGCCCTACGCGAACCTCGTGCTGCGCGAAGACGGCACGCTGAACCTGTCGGACGTCTTCGTGGTGCCCGAGGACGACGAGCCGCCGAGCGCCGAGCCGGTCGACCTGCGGTGGCTCCCGCGGATCCGGCTCGGCGGTGTCGAGGTGAAGAAGGGGATTCTGAAGTTCGACGACCGGCTCACGCCGGGGGCGAAGCCGCGCCGCCTCGAGCTCGACACGCTGACGATCGGGCCGATCGACACCGGCTCCAAGGCCGCGACGCCCATCCGCGCCGACCTGCGAACCGGCCTGGGCGAGACCGCCGCGGCGGAGGGTTCGCTGAGCCTGGATCCCCTGAAGTCCTCCGGCACGGCCGAGGCCGCGGGCCTCCGGCTGGCGTCCTACCAGCCCTACTTCGGTCTGATCGTCCCGCTCACGCTCGAGAGCGGAACGGCCTCGGCCGGCCTCTCCTGGACGCTGGACCTCACCCCCGACGCCCGCGTCGCCGAGGCGCGGGTCGACCGCGTCACGGTGGAGAACCTCGGGCTCACGGACCCGGCCGCCCGCGGCCCGGTCCCGGCGTCTCTGGTGGGCTTCGAGCGTTTCACGCTCTCGGGCCTGGCGGCGGATGCCCTCGCCCACCGGGCCGAGCTGGCGAGCGTCTCACTGGACGCGGCGGCGTTGACGGTCCAGCGTGACGCGGACGGGACGCTCCCGCTGGTGACGGCCATCAACGAGGCGGTGCGGCGGGTGAACGCGCTGGCGGCTTCGCGGGAGGGCGAGGCTCCGGATGCGACGCCTGCCGCCGCGATGCCGATCCTCCCCGAGCCGTTCGCCGCCGCGGCGTCCGGCCTGCAGCGGCTGCTCGCCGACGCGACCGACGCGTCGGTGCCCTGGACCGCCCGGCTCGGGAAGGCGGAGATTACCCGCGCCCGCGCCCGGTGGAGCGACGCGGTGCCACCCGGCGGCGCCGTGCTCGGGCTCTTCCCGGTGGACGCCTCGGCGGGCCCGGTGGACACGGCGGCCGACCTGACGGTGCCGTTCAAGGCGACGCTCCGCGTCGACGACCCTTCGGAGCAGACGCTGCGGGCGACGCCCGACGGCGGCGGGGCGGCCTCGGCGGTGGAGGCGGTGGCGGAGGTCCCCGCGGAAAGCGAAGCGGCGCAGACGATCCGCCGGCAGATCGCCGCCGAGCAGGACGCCCCCGCGGGCGCGGACCTGGGAAGGGGCCTCATCACCGCCGAGGGGGCGTTGCGGCTGGACGATCCCGAGGCGGAAGCCGCCGTCGTGATCCGAGGCCTGGACCTCACCGGAGCCAACCCCTACCTGGCGCTCTACGTGCCGGGCCTGTTCATCGAGCGGTCCTCGATCGATCTGCGGCTGAGCCCGCGGGTGCGGCCGACGCGAGGCCCGCTGCCGGTGGCGGTCGAGGACGCGCTGATCCGCCTCGGCGGCTCGATCACCGCCCGCTACGGGCCCGAGGGCGTGGCCCCGCTGACCCTCCCGGTCAGCGGGCTCGCCTTCGAGTACGGCCCGCTGAACACGAAGTCGCCGCTTCCGGGGCGTCTGTCCTTCAACGGCATCGTTGCCGGCGGCGAGGTCGGGGCGGTGGGCACGGTGATCCCGCGGCCGCTGCGGCCGCGCGAGAGCGACGTCGACCTGCAGGTGGGCGTCTCGGGGTTGGAGCTGGCCCCGCTCTCGCCGCTGATCGCCCCGTTCCTGGGGCGAGCGATCGACAGCGGCAACCTGTTCATGGCGATGCCGGTGGAGATGAGCGAGGGCCGCTTCCAGGCGACGGTGCCGATCGCCATCGAGCGCTTCAAGCTCGGCGGCAAGGTGGACGCGACGGGCGCCCAAACCGGCGGCGGCGGGGGGACGCTGGGGGTGCCGATCGACCTGGTCGTTGCGGTGCTCAAGGGGCCCGACGACAAGCTCGCGCTCCCGCCGATCCCGCTGGACTTCAACCTGCTCGACAACAGCCTCAAGCTCGGCAAGGCCGTCTCCGGCGCCTTCGTCGGGGTCCTCCGCGGGATCGCGACGCAGCCGCTGAAGATCCTCGGCGGCGTCGCCAGCGGCGGCGGCGCGGCCATGGGGCAGGCGGTCGGCGGCATCAAGAACGCCGCCGGCTCGGTGACGGGCGCCGCCGGCGGGATCGGTCGCGGGGCGGGGGAAGCGGCGGACGCCGCGGCGGGCGCGGTCAGCGGCGTCGCGGGTGCCGCCGGCGACGCGGCGGGCGGGATGCTCCGCGGCGTCGGCGGGCTGTTCGGCATCGGCGGCGGGGAGGCCGACGACGCGACGGCGGAGGGCGACGCCCTGTCGGTCGCGGGCGGCGAGGCCGGGGAAGCCGCCGCCGACGCCGGTGTGATCGCCGGCGTCGTCTTCGAGCCCGGCGCGGCCGGCATCACGAGCGACGCCCGCGGGGCGCTCGACGAGCTCTCCGAGACGCTGAACGCGCGCGGCCTCGGCCTGACGCTCCACCCGCGGGTGGATCCCGACGCCGACGGCGCGGCGCTGCTCGCGCAGCGTCGGCGGCGGGCGTCGGCGGCCGGCGGCGGGGGCGACACGCCGGGCGTGCCGGCGGCGACGCCCGCCGAGGCCACGCCCGCGATGCTCCGCAACCTCGCGTTGCGGCGGGCCCGCACGGTGCGGATGTACCTGTTGCACGCCGCCGACGAGGACCTCCGCTTCCCCGAGAACGCGATCCGCATCGAGCCGCCCGCGGCGGCTTCGGCGGGTGACCCCGCGTCCGCTTACGAGGTGGGCTCGCCCGGGGTCCGCTTCGAGCTGATCTCGCCGGGTTGAGCGCGCCCTCCGCCGGCCCGCGGCGCGGGGCGTCGGAGCCGGATCGGTCCGCTCACGCCCGCGCGGACAGCGCCTCCCAGCGGGCGTAGAGGTGCTCGACGTGGCGCTGGCCGATGCCCAGCTGCTCGCAGACGGCGGCGTGCTTCCGGTGGTCGGCCACGACGCCGGGCTCGGCGGCGAGAGCCTCCAGCGCGGCGACCTGCTCCTCGGCGTGGAGGATGG from Phycisphaera mikurensis NBRC 102666 carries:
- a CDS encoding DUF748 domain-containing protein, with translation MTDAAKEPEQRKKKRGFVRRWGKRLAILAVLAVPLYLVVGFYVLPWAVVSFGLPAASEFVDGRVELDDLDLDPIAFTATLRGLRVYDRDDAKVLEVKRFRGGVSRRSLWLDEALVLDAVEVDGPYANLVLREDGTLNLSDVFVVPEDDEPPSAEPVDLRWLPRIRLGGVEVKKGILKFDDRLTPGAKPRRLELDTLTIGPIDTGSKAATPIRADLRTGLGETAAAEGSLSLDPLKSSGTAEAAGLRLASYQPYFGLIVPLTLESGTASAGLSWTLDLTPDARVAEARVDRVTVENLGLTDPAARGPVPASLVGFERFTLSGLAADALAHRAELASVSLDAAALTVQRDADGTLPLVTAINEAVRRVNALAASREGEAPDATPAAAMPILPEPFAAAASGLQRLLADATDASVPWTARLGKAEITRARARWSDAVPPGGAVLGLFPVDASAGPVDTAADLTVPFKATLRVDDPSEQTLRATPDGGGAASAVEAVAEVPAESEAAQTIRRQIAAEQDAPAGADLGRGLITAEGALRLDDPEAEAAVVIRGLDLTGANPYLALYVPGLFIERSSIDLRLSPRVRPTRGPLPVAVEDALIRLGGSITARYGPEGVAPLTLPVSGLAFEYGPLNTKSPLPGRLSFNGIVAGGEVGAVGTVIPRPLRPRESDVDLQVGVSGLELAPLSPLIAPFLGRAIDSGNLFMAMPVEMSEGRFQATVPIAIERFKLGGKVDATGAQTGGGGGTLGVPIDLVVAVLKGPDDKLALPPIPLDFNLLDNSLKLGKAVSGAFVGVLRGIATQPLKILGGVASGGGAAMGQAVGGIKNAAGSVTGAAGGIGRGAGEAADAAAGAVSGVAGAAGDAAGGMLRGVGGLFGIGGGEADDATAEGDALSVAGGEAGEAAADAGVIAGVVFEPGAAGITSDARGALDELSETLNARGLGLTLHPRVDPDADGAALLAQRRRRASAAGGGGDTPGVPAATPAEATPAMLRNLALRRARTVRMYLLHAADEDLRFPENAIRIEPPAAASAGDPASAYEVGSPGVRFELISPG
- a CDS encoding ABC transporter permease, producing MQPKPRPRERRLQPGTEQAKRSETKKSQTRRPSYRAAPTPFQFPTSPLLRFSASPLLRFSASSLPHFFASPLLHFFASPLLRFFASPLLRFSASSPLPPPHPPRTIPLLLHQLASELFKLYARKRTYIGFGAFLALQGAILAMLQHPRPKEEIAKLLGENGLEFASHYQGLTLAVVIIAFSFTFLGGLYVALVSGDIVAKEVEEGTMRLVLARPVSRVRLLGVKYAACLVYTLSLVAFLGVTALTLASLYRGGLGRLFIVIPDEQLFAFYGTGEGLYRYARGVLCLAYATCVIASLGFMFSCFRMKPAAATILTLSVLFVDLVLGQLPYFKSLRHWFISYHAGFWVRTFLAYPPWPMIARSALILFALSATFVSVGIVGFQQRDLK
- a CDS encoding NADPH-dependent FMN reductase, whose amino-acid sequence is MRCLTLAASLSPASRSAGLAAAARNAVAAHGVESNLLDLRDHDLPLCDGGSCYAHPSVRELSDAIGAADLLLVALPIYNYGVNAAAKNLVELTGPAWTGKTVGFLCSAGGTSSHMAVMGFANTLMLDCRCLVLPRFVYAAPDAADAGGTPTAALAERIEALAAEGVRVASALAEAPAAAVPA
- a CDS encoding TrkH family potassium uptake protein is translated as MKFRLIARHLGLLLLVLGGCMLVATLAELLGFGRDGPNVEPVAEAFGAGLATCASLGGGLLFLGRRTATQRQARAAARSRGERYAGPQLTRRDAMAMVAAGWVLGAGVAALPFFSWAWLHTDEVVPAVSAGPDAPAPEEAAGTPVTPAGKVVQAAGFDHPFRSFAACYFEAMSGMTTTGASVLGTAPHDIESLPSGLLLWRSLIQWLGGLGIVVLFVAVLPLLGVGGKTLVQFETTGPVKQGVRPRIADAARELWLIYLGLSAACCGLLVWPGGLSLFDAVNHTFTALATGGFSTRNASAGAYDSVPVDLVLVLFMLLAGVNFGLYHQAINGRWRAVLQDAELRTYLLIVLAATLVIAAMLVGSELTLTTGQPREAGVLESLRHSLFQVVSVMTTTGYATADFDQWGFVPKAILVGLMFVGGCASSTGGGIKVVRILTVFKVFGATLEKVYRPTVVRTVKIGGAPLSEGVKESVLIFVLTMIGLFVAGALVLRLLEPDQLTVVGAATASAATLMNIGPGLQAVGPMNNFGFFGSDSLIVMSLLMALGRLEVFALLVVLTPRFWRNTT
- the argB gene encoding acetylglutamate kinase; this encodes MQEAISKAATLVEAHAYIREFRGKVVVVKVGGSIMDQPEALGNLLGDVSFMHAVGMRPVVVHGGGKAINAAMSDAGLDAQFVQGRRYTDERTLAIAEHVLINDINAAAVGHLKEAGTPAMGLHSLGSCVVFAKRLTLRGEQNRRIDIGMVGEVEWVNTELLRAVLDAGSIPVIAPIARDPAGGKLNINADSVAGHVAGALRAEKFVLVSDTHGIRTDPDSEETASTLTRDATDGLIRDGVIDGGMLPKVEAALTALGGGCRKAHIVDGRIPHALLLEVYTEAGIGTEIVL
- a CDS encoding ABC transporter ATP-binding protein, with the translated sequence MIRLENLSKAFAGRPAVEGLSLEVPRGAIHGLLGHNGAGKSTTLGMLLGQVHPDAGRTLVNGHDVAAERGAALGRVGAIFEAPCFYDYLSARRNLRAFSNLTRRVSEAEIDAVVERVGLAERIHAKVSTYSHGMRQRLALAQALLPTPEVLILDEPTDGLDPQGIAAFRELLLELHAELDLTILFSSHLLAEVEKLCGTVTVLHRGRHVFEGDWRAATAAARRRVRIRTDRPAEALASLAAAGLVESADRDGQEPETVTVRGDVPLARANAHLVNAGFDVSAFAPIAPTLEAFYLERATKTEAARATAATRHGASKEERN